Proteins encoded in a region of the Massilia sp. UMI-21 genome:
- a CDS encoding class I SAM-dependent methyltransferase: MADIVWVEGGTEHRAQWRSESGWPVPKKVVVADDTMNADTAYRLALDGTALLWRGDFQNARQLLSALVRRIEHKSERARRAKAKGAATAAATPAELFHRHRLQQLQRARTLAMLLMPFEADHTIPLRRAPDVRDACAEAYGPAQAPYVASLRELLGLIGAHEWRRKGVRIPALDANIHPWYGVFSPVRGEYVELVAQAPLPRGAGLAFDIGAGTGVLSAVLARRGVGRVLATDMDPRALGCARENIARLGLSAQVDVVEADLFPEGRAPLVVCNPPWLPGKPSSAIEYAIYDPDSRMLKGFLAGLAAHLAPGGEGWLILSDLAEHLGLRSREQLLGWISDAGLDVVARHDVRPTHAKASDPDDPLHAARSREVTSLWRLRAAA, translated from the coding sequence ATGGCTGACATCGTCTGGGTCGAGGGCGGCACGGAACATCGCGCGCAGTGGCGCTCCGAGAGCGGCTGGCCGGTGCCGAAGAAGGTGGTCGTCGCCGACGACACCATGAACGCCGACACCGCCTACCGGCTGGCGCTGGACGGCACCGCCCTGCTCTGGCGCGGCGACTTCCAGAACGCGCGCCAGCTCTTGAGCGCGCTGGTGCGCCGGATCGAGCACAAGAGCGAGCGCGCGCGCCGCGCCAAGGCTAAGGGGGCGGCCACAGCCGCCGCCACGCCGGCCGAACTGTTCCACCGCCACCGCCTGCAGCAGCTGCAGCGCGCCCGCACCCTGGCCATGCTCCTGATGCCGTTCGAGGCCGACCACACGATACCGCTGCGCCGCGCGCCAGACGTGCGTGACGCCTGCGCCGAAGCTTACGGCCCTGCGCAGGCCCCGTACGTCGCCTCGCTGCGCGAACTGCTGGGCCTGATCGGGGCGCACGAATGGCGCCGCAAGGGTGTGCGCATCCCCGCCCTCGATGCGAATATCCACCCGTGGTACGGCGTGTTCTCGCCGGTGCGCGGCGAATACGTCGAGCTGGTGGCGCAGGCGCCGCTGCCCCGCGGGGCGGGGCTGGCCTTCGACATCGGCGCCGGCACCGGCGTGCTGTCGGCGGTGCTGGCGCGCCGTGGCGTCGGGCGCGTGCTGGCCACCGACATGGATCCGCGTGCGCTCGGTTGCGCGCGCGAGAACATCGCCCGCCTCGGCCTGTCGGCGCAAGTCGACGTTGTCGAGGCCGACCTGTTCCCCGAAGGACGGGCGCCGCTGGTGGTGTGCAACCCGCCCTGGCTGCCCGGCAAGCCCAGTTCGGCCATCGAGTACGCGATCTACGACCCGGACAGCCGCATGCTCAAGGGCTTCCTGGCTGGCCTGGCAGCGCACCTGGCGCCGGGTGGCGAAGGCTGGCTGATCCTGTCGGACCTGGCCGAGCACCTGGGCTTGCGCTCGCGTGAGCAGTTACTTGGCTGGATCAGCGATGCCGGGCTGGACGTGGTGGCGCGCCACGATGTGCGTCCGACGCACGCCAAGGCAAGCGACCCCGACGATCCGCTGCATGCGGCGCGTTCGCGTGAAGTCACCTCGCTGTGGCGGCTGCGGGCGGCCGCCTGA
- a CDS encoding AAA family ATPase — translation MRILRISGKNLASLAGEFQVDFEAEPLASSGLFAISGPTGAGKSTLLDALCLALYDATPRLLKRAGSQLPDVGGDTVSALDPRTLLRRGAAEAWAEVDFAGNDDIRYRARWSVRRAYGKAGGALQAAKMTLHRLPELAPLGGTKTEVAAEIVQRIGLSFEQFTRAVLLAQNEFSAFLKTDENERGELLETLTGTTIYSDISRRAFERYRAEQERTRNLAARLANQAPLPPDEREQLDAERVNAELALAAVDARRAALDGELRWHQEAAKLEHGETQAGAALAAAQAAQQEAAGRRQRLATLEAVQPARALAAEVLRLQEEHKTAAASTTRLEAALAASLDARRQAVLDVDAALAAADAAESSLRAAAPQLDGAKALDAAIAALAPSHAQALTALEAARLEARQARAVHATKAAEHEAAKSQRERAAGWLAAHARLAPMAAQWPRWDKLLAQGAQSVAADAAAATALATARRQAEEAGTTEQAAMSALTEAHVRLDALDSARRAALAVLEAADPQALDHERRALDARRERLTTAERAWNALLTTRQEFAETAGELDRVDTARAAAARLLEEARATAPALHAAMQQAEKSLAAAELACAASVEELRATLQDAAPCPVCGSHQHPYRDDGREDMLHNMLTNLRSEIAACRAQVRDNEAVQAAQAATLAASGERVAGLERERASLRKLLDELEAEWTAQPLAADAPADALRTAWLAEARDGLRGAAAALDERGAALRRAAQARDAAQAAFDKAQQEHARLRQAADSAREAGARLQADLRALTVQQEAIAAQLAGLLAELDPVLCDAVGDGWQDAWRNQPAGWREARAQEAAQWQEQTAVLTRCTGVAATLEAELAGALERIAQADRHGAGVAAEFIRIDTELTDKRAQRMALWNGRPVAEVEQELQAAVGAARNHLAARQAVAAETAQREASARTALAQLGAHIATLDSAGAKASSALADWLEDYRKSAFVKGLDPVEDTAELGRLLAVGGSWMAQERTALGALDAGATGAGAVLAERRAQRVLHDEGRPESGLAADTVAAAVDTLTAERRAAHDLATELRMRAGQDDTRRMQAQAVIADVERQQLEEQRWGKLSELIGSSDGKKFRNYAQQFTLDVLLGYANAHLGQLARRYRLERVSHNGAPSLALMVRDQDMGGEVRSVNSLSGGESFLVSLALALGLASLSSNRVRVESLFIDEGFGSLDTETLGVAMDALDALQSLGRKVGVISHVQEMTERIATKVLVRPGGGGSSAVVVE, via the coding sequence ATGAGGATCCTGCGCATCAGCGGCAAGAACCTGGCCTCGCTGGCCGGCGAATTCCAGGTCGACTTCGAAGCCGAACCGCTCGCCTCCAGCGGCCTGTTCGCCATCAGCGGCCCCACCGGCGCGGGAAAAAGCACCCTGCTCGACGCCCTGTGCCTGGCGCTGTACGACGCCACCCCGCGCCTGCTCAAGCGCGCCGGCAGCCAGTTGCCGGACGTCGGCGGCGACACCGTCTCGGCGCTCGACCCGCGCACCCTGCTGCGGCGCGGCGCCGCCGAAGCCTGGGCCGAGGTCGATTTCGCCGGCAACGACGACATCCGCTACCGCGCGCGCTGGAGCGTGCGCCGCGCCTACGGCAAGGCCGGCGGCGCGCTGCAGGCGGCGAAAATGACGCTGCACCGGCTGCCGGAACTGGCGCCGCTGGGCGGCACCAAGACCGAGGTCGCGGCCGAGATTGTGCAGCGCATCGGCCTGTCCTTCGAACAGTTCACGCGCGCCGTGCTGCTGGCCCAGAACGAATTCTCGGCTTTCCTCAAGACCGACGAGAACGAGCGCGGCGAACTGCTGGAGACCCTCACCGGCACCACGATTTACAGCGACATTTCACGGCGCGCCTTCGAGCGTTACCGGGCCGAGCAGGAGCGCACCCGCAATCTGGCCGCCAGGCTGGCCAACCAGGCGCCCCTGCCGCCCGACGAACGCGAGCAACTCGACGCCGAGCGCGTCAACGCCGAGCTGGCGCTGGCGGCGGTGGACGCACGCCGCGCCGCCCTCGACGGCGAACTGCGCTGGCACCAGGAAGCCGCCAAGCTCGAGCACGGCGAAACCCAGGCCGGCGCTGCGCTGGCGGCGGCACAGGCGGCGCAGCAGGAAGCAGCCGGACGGCGCCAGCGCCTGGCCACCCTCGAGGCGGTGCAGCCCGCGCGTGCGCTGGCTGCCGAGGTCCTGCGCCTGCAAGAGGAACACAAGACGGCAGCCGCGTCGACGACCAGGCTGGAAGCGGCGTTGGCCGCCTCGCTCGACGCGCGCCGCCAGGCGGTGCTCGACGTCGACGCCGCGCTGGCCGCGGCCGACGCGGCCGAAAGCAGCTTGCGCGCCGCCGCGCCCCAGCTCGACGGCGCCAAGGCGCTCGATGCGGCCATCGCCGCGCTGGCGCCATCGCATGCGCAAGCCCTGACCGCGCTGGAAGCGGCCCGCCTCGAAGCGCGCCAGGCGCGCGCCGTGCACGCAACGAAAGCAGCGGAGCACGAGGCTGCCAAGAGTCAGCGCGAGCGTGCCGCCGGCTGGCTGGCCGCCCACGCGCGGCTGGCGCCGATGGCGGCCCAGTGGCCGCGCTGGGACAAGCTGCTGGCCCAGGGCGCGCAGTCGGTGGCGGCCGACGCCGCTGCCGCCACGGCCCTGGCGACGGCGCGCCGCCAGGCGGAAGAAGCCGGCACCACCGAACAGGCCGCCATGTCGGCGCTGACCGAGGCCCATGTGCGCCTGGATGCGCTCGACAGCGCGCGGCGCGCGGCGCTGGCTGTGCTCGAGGCCGCCGACCCGCAGGCGCTGGATCACGAACGCCGGGCCCTGGATGCGCGCCGCGAACGGCTGACGACGGCCGAACGCGCATGGAACGCGCTGCTCACCACGCGCCAGGAATTCGCCGAAACCGCGGGGGAGCTCGACCGTGTGGACACGGCGCGTGCGGCCGCCGCCCGCTTGCTGGAAGAAGCACGCGCCACGGCGCCGGCCCTGCACGCGGCCATGCAGCAGGCCGAGAAATCCCTGGCCGCAGCCGAGCTCGCCTGTGCAGCGAGCGTCGAGGAATTGCGCGCCACGCTGCAAGATGCGGCCCCCTGCCCGGTGTGCGGCTCGCACCAGCATCCTTATCGCGACGACGGCCGCGAAGACATGCTGCACAACATGCTGACGAACCTGCGCAGCGAAATCGCCGCATGCCGGGCGCAGGTGCGCGACAATGAAGCGGTGCAGGCGGCCCAGGCCGCGACACTGGCCGCGTCGGGCGAGCGCGTTGCCGGACTCGAGCGTGAGCGCGCCAGCCTGCGCAAGCTGCTCGATGAACTCGAAGCGGAGTGGACGGCACAGCCGCTGGCCGCCGATGCGCCCGCCGACGCGCTGCGCACGGCATGGCTGGCCGAAGCGCGCGACGGCCTGCGCGGCGCCGCGGCGGCGCTGGATGAGCGCGGCGCGGCGCTGCGGCGCGCGGCGCAGGCACGCGACGCCGCCCAGGCCGCCTTCGACAAGGCACAGCAGGAACATGCGCGCCTGCGCCAGGCTGCCGACAGCGCGCGCGAAGCCGGCGCACGCCTGCAGGCCGACCTGCGCGCCCTGACGGTCCAGCAGGAAGCCATCGCCGCACAGCTCGCAGGGCTGCTGGCCGAACTCGACCCGGTACTGTGCGACGCCGTCGGCGACGGCTGGCAGGATGCCTGGCGCAACCAGCCGGCCGGCTGGCGCGAAGCCCGCGCCCAGGAAGCCGCACAGTGGCAGGAGCAGACCGCCGTGCTCACCCGCTGCACGGGGGTTGCCGCGACGCTCGAAGCCGAGCTGGCCGGCGCGCTCGAACGCATCGCCCAGGCCGACCGCCACGGCGCCGGGGTCGCGGCCGAATTCATCCGCATCGATACCGAGCTCACGGACAAGCGCGCCCAGCGCATGGCCTTGTGGAACGGCCGCCCGGTAGCGGAGGTGGAACAGGAACTGCAGGCCGCGGTCGGCGCCGCGCGCAATCACCTGGCAGCACGCCAGGCGGTCGCCGCCGAGACGGCCCAGCGCGAAGCCAGCGCCCGCACGGCGCTGGCCCAGCTGGGCGCCCACATCGCCACGCTCGATAGTGCCGGTGCGAAAGCGTCTTCCGCCCTCGCCGACTGGCTGGAAGACTACCGCAAGTCGGCCTTCGTCAAGGGACTCGACCCGGTCGAGGATACGGCCGAACTCGGCCGCCTGCTGGCGGTCGGCGGCAGCTGGATGGCCCAGGAACGCACGGCACTGGGCGCGCTCGACGCCGGGGCGACCGGCGCCGGCGCGGTGCTGGCCGAACGCCGCGCCCAGCGCGTGCTGCACGACGAAGGCAGGCCGGAAAGCGGCCTGGCTGCCGACACGGTGGCCGCCGCCGTCGACACCCTCACGGCAGAGCGGCGCGCCGCCCACGACCTGGCCACCGAATTGCGCATGCGCGCCGGGCAGGACGATACCCGGCGGATGCAGGCGCAGGCGGTCATTGCCGATGTCGAGCGCCAGCAGCTGGAAGAGCAGCGCTGGGGCAAGCTGTCGGAACTGATCGGTTCGAGCGACGGCAAGAAGTTCCGCAACTATGCGCAGCAGTTCACGCTCGACGTGCTGCTCGGCTACGCCAATGCCCACCTCGGCCAGCTGGCGCGGCGCTACCGCCTGGAGCGCGTCAGCCACAACGGCGCGCCCTCGCTGGCCTTGATGGTGCGCGACCAGGACATGGGCGGCGAAGTACGCTCGGTCAATTCCCTGTCCGGCGGCGAATCCTTCCTGGTGTCGCTGGCGCTGGCGCTCGGCCTGGCCTCGCTGTCCTCGAATCGGGTGCGGGTGGAGTCGCTGTTCATCGACGAGGGCTTCGGCAGCCTCGACACCGAGACCCTGGGCGTGGCGATGGACGCGCTCGATGCGCTGCAGTCGCTCGGCCGCAAGGTGGGCGTGATCTCGCACGTGCAGGAGATGACCGAACGGATCGCCACCAAGGTGCTGGTGCGCCCGGGCGGCGGCGGCAGCAGCGCGGTGGTGGTCGAGTAG
- a CDS encoding alpha/beta fold hydrolase, translated as MHHIRCGTGKPLLLIHGLGGHWQSWEPILDDLAATREVIAVDLPGFGRTPRLRGETSIRSLADAVTSFVHDHGLAGIDAVGSSMGARLVLELARRGGVVGGAVALNPGGFWRGWERHAFFSSIYLSIRLLRLLRPALPSLCNTAIGRALLLAQFSARPTRLDPGIVSRELCSYVAAPAFDELLAELAYGEEQQGAPRHSMAHPLIIGWGRRDRVCFPRQAWRALAAFPDAQLHWFERCGHFPHWDAPGETVQLIRNALSGRREALAQGADAGAIRPPAPSLRPVSA; from the coding sequence ATGCATCATATCCGTTGCGGCACCGGGAAACCGCTGCTCCTGATACACGGCCTCGGCGGCCATTGGCAGAGTTGGGAACCGATCCTGGACGATCTCGCCGCGACCCGCGAAGTGATTGCCGTGGACCTGCCCGGCTTCGGCCGGACACCGCGCCTGCGCGGCGAAACCTCGATCCGGAGCCTGGCCGATGCGGTAACAAGCTTCGTCCATGACCACGGCCTGGCCGGTATCGACGCGGTGGGCAGTTCGATGGGCGCGCGCCTGGTGCTGGAACTGGCGCGTCGCGGCGGGGTCGTCGGCGGCGCGGTAGCGCTCAACCCGGGCGGCTTCTGGCGCGGCTGGGAGCGCCACGCTTTCTTCAGCTCGATCTACCTCTCGATCCGTCTGTTGCGCCTGCTGCGTCCGGCACTGCCCTCGCTATGCAACACGGCCATTGGGCGTGCCCTGTTGCTGGCCCAGTTCAGTGCCCGGCCGACCAGGCTGGACCCGGGCATCGTGAGCAGGGAACTGTGCAGCTATGTCGCGGCGCCGGCCTTCGACGAACTGCTGGCCGAGCTTGCCTATGGCGAAGAACAGCAGGGCGCCCCGCGCCACAGCATGGCGCATCCGCTCATCATCGGCTGGGGGCGCCGCGACCGGGTCTGCTTCCCGCGCCAGGCCTGGCGGGCGCTGGCCGCGTTCCCGGATGCGCAGCTCCACTGGTTCGAGCGCTGCGGGCATTTTCCGCATTGGGATGCGCCCGGCGAGACCGTGCAGCTGATCCGGAATGCCTTGTCCGGCCGGCGAGAAGCGCTGGCGCAGGGCGCCGATGCAGGCGCCATCCGTCCGCCCGCGCCGTCCTTGCGGCCGGTCAGCGCCTAG
- a CDS encoding elongation factor P, whose amino-acid sequence MKFAKEIRVGNIIMVEDKPFIVLRSDVNGSSRTGFTYKWKMKNLLTNAPLENVFRGDDKFDVVVLDKKPVTYSYFADPLYVFMDEEYNQYEIEEENMGDAINYLKDGMECEAVFYDGKAISVELPTTIARLVIYSEPAVKGNTSGNVLKEAKIENAIEAKQHTVMVPLFVSTDDVIEIDTRTNEYKKVVRN is encoded by the coding sequence ATGAAATTCGCTAAAGAAATCCGTGTTGGCAACATCATTATGGTCGAAGACAAGCCTTTCATCGTCCTGCGTTCGGACGTGAACGGTTCGAGCCGCACGGGCTTCACCTACAAGTGGAAGATGAAGAATCTTCTGACCAACGCGCCGCTGGAAAACGTGTTCCGCGGCGACGACAAGTTCGACGTGGTCGTGCTGGACAAGAAGCCGGTGACCTACTCGTACTTCGCCGATCCGCTGTACGTCTTCATGGACGAAGAGTACAACCAGTACGAAATCGAAGAAGAGAACATGGGCGACGCGATCAATTACCTGAAAGACGGTATGGAATGCGAAGCCGTGTTCTACGACGGCAAGGCCATCTCGGTCGAACTGCCGACCACCATCGCGCGCCTGGTGATCTACTCGGAGCCGGCAGTCAAGGGCAACACCTCGGGCAACGTCCTGAAAGAAGCCAAGATCGAGAACGCCATCGAAGCCAAGCAGCACACCGTGATGGTGCCGCTGTTCGTCAGCACCGACGACGTCATCGAGATCGACACCCGCACCAACGAGTACAAGAAAGTCGTGCGTAACTAA
- a CDS encoding TssQ family T6SS-associated lipoprotein, whose translation MSRLVRRVRQQGLRVRTLCALSTLLLLGGCAQMQPQFDALFGERQAARPHPRAEDRLRPRPERSERPTPRPERPERAERPASDRDDIALREGIALYHDGEFNAAIKRLRSSDMRGGSLRNRVTALKYLAFSYCVTNRPAPCRQAFERALRLDAAFDLTPGEQGHPLWGPQFDKARQASARDGAKSASR comes from the coding sequence ATGAGCCGGCTGGTTCGACGTGTCCGGCAGCAGGGCCTGCGCGTGCGCACCCTGTGCGCCCTGAGCACGCTGCTGTTGCTGGGCGGCTGCGCGCAGATGCAGCCGCAATTCGATGCCCTGTTCGGCGAACGCCAGGCGGCGCGCCCCCATCCGCGTGCCGAGGACCGCCTGCGCCCCCGTCCCGAACGCAGCGAGCGGCCCACGCCGCGCCCCGAGCGCCCGGAGCGCGCAGAGCGCCCGGCATCGGACCGCGACGACATCGCCCTGCGCGAAGGCATCGCCCTGTATCACGATGGAGAATTCAATGCCGCCATCAAGCGCCTGCGCTCCAGCGACATGCGCGGCGGCTCGCTGCGCAACCGCGTCACTGCCCTCAAGTACCTGGCTTTCAGCTATTGCGTCACGAACCGGCCGGCTCCCTGCCGCCAGGCCTTCGAACGCGCCCTGCGCCTGGATGCCGCGTTCGACCTGACGCCCGGCGAACAGGGCCACCCGCTGTGGGGGCCGCAGTTCGACAAGGCCAGGCAGGCAAGCGCGCGCGACGGTGCCAAGTCCGCCTCGCGCTGA
- the dbpA gene encoding ATP-dependent RNA helicase DbpA, translating to MQNQPFTSLPLAPRFLANLATLGYHGMTPIQAAALPAVLEGRDLIAQAKTGSGKTAAFGIGVLHKLNPAWFAVQGLVLCPTRELADQVANELRRLARGVGNVKILTLTGGVAMRPQIASLEHGAHIVVGTPGRIRDHLGRATIDLSKVQTLVLDEADRMTDMGFYDEIAGIVSACPQRRQTLLFSATYPDDIRFATAGFLRDPLEVAVESQHSAEKIEQRFYEIGFEGRDEAVARLLKHHQPVSTLAFCNTKAHCRELADHLREQGFSALALYGELEQWERDEILVLFANRSCSVLVATDVAARGLDIANLDTVINADVSKDPEVHVHRIGRTGRGSESGLALTLCAPNEKKWVRLIEEYQDVSAEWRQLDELGEQLDAAAPAPMLTLHIAGGKKAKLRPGDILGALTGDAGLDKQQVGKINVTEFASYVALDRQVAHAAVAKLSDRQAPGPEFGAIKGRYFKMRFLDV from the coding sequence ATGCAAAACCAACCCTTCACTTCGCTGCCGCTGGCGCCGCGTTTCCTCGCCAACCTCGCCACCCTCGGCTACCACGGGATGACGCCGATCCAGGCCGCCGCGCTGCCGGCCGTGCTCGAGGGGCGCGACCTGATCGCGCAGGCCAAGACCGGCAGCGGCAAGACCGCCGCCTTCGGCATCGGCGTGTTGCACAAGCTCAATCCCGCCTGGTTCGCGGTGCAGGGCCTGGTGCTGTGCCCGACGCGCGAGCTGGCCGACCAGGTCGCGAACGAATTGCGGCGCCTGGCGCGCGGCGTCGGCAACGTCAAGATCCTGACCCTGACCGGAGGCGTGGCCATGCGTCCGCAGATCGCCTCGCTCGAACACGGCGCCCATATCGTGGTCGGCACCCCGGGCCGCATCCGCGACCACCTCGGCCGCGCCACCATCGACCTGTCGAAGGTCCAGACCCTGGTGCTGGACGAAGCCGACCGCATGACCGACATGGGCTTCTACGACGAGATCGCCGGCATCGTCAGCGCCTGCCCGCAGCGTCGCCAGACCCTGCTGTTCTCGGCCACCTATCCGGACGACATCCGCTTCGCCACCGCCGGCTTCCTGCGCGATCCGCTCGAAGTCGCGGTCGAAAGCCAGCACAGCGCCGAGAAGATCGAACAGCGCTTCTACGAGATCGGTTTCGAAGGGCGTGACGAAGCAGTGGCGCGGCTGCTCAAGCATCACCAGCCGGTCTCCACCCTCGCCTTCTGCAACACCAAGGCCCATTGCCGCGAACTGGCCGATCACCTGCGCGAACAGGGCTTCTCGGCGCTGGCGCTGTACGGCGAACTGGAACAATGGGAGCGCGACGAGATCCTGGTGCTGTTCGCCAACCGCAGCTGCTCGGTGCTGGTCGCTACCGACGTCGCCGCGCGCGGCCTCGACATCGCCAACCTCGACACCGTGATCAATGCCGACGTGTCGAAGGATCCGGAAGTGCACGTGCACCGCATCGGCCGCACCGGCCGCGGGAGCGAGAGCGGCCTGGCGCTCACCCTGTGCGCGCCCAACGAAAAGAAATGGGTGCGCCTGATCGAGGAATACCAGGACGTGTCGGCCGAATGGCGGCAACTCGACGAACTGGGCGAGCAGCTCGACGCGGCTGCGCCGGCCCCGATGCTGACCCTGCACATCGCCGGCGGCAAGAAAGCCAAGCTGCGTCCGGGCGACATCCTGGGCGCCCTGACGGGCGACGCCGGCCTGGACAAGCAACAGGTAGGCAAGATCAATGTCACCGAGTTCGCCAGCTACGTGGCGCTCGACCGCCAGGTCGCGCACGCGGCGGTGGCGAAACTGAGCGACCGCCAGGCGCCGGGCCCCGAATTCGGCGCCATCAAGGGGCGCTATTTCAAGATGCGCTTCCTCGACGTATAA
- a CDS encoding amidase, whose protein sequence is MDRRNFVRLGMAAGAAAGAFAASAGAQATRPDAGGMLDAGVREQQAHMAAGKLTSAALVQQYLARIAAVDKAGPRLNAVIETNPDALAIAAEMDRERSAGKLRGPLHGIPVLLKDNIATADRMSTSAGSLALDGVRAVKDAHIVTLLRKAGAVIIGKTNLSEWANMRSTKSVSGWSGRGGQTRNPYALDRNTSGSSSGSGAAAAAALATLTVGTETDGSIVSPASTCGIVGIKPTLGLLSRSGIIPIAHSQDTAGPMTRSVADAALMLAAMAGADAQDKATADSAGHIADYAAALRSDGLRGKRIGVARNFFGSNDAVDAIIEQELAVLKAQGAILVDVELPNTDKYNESELQVLLYEFAPGLEAYLKAYAPHAPVRNMGDVIAFNEKHAAREMPYFKQEHLIAAQAKPGLDAREYREALARDLRYAREEGIDAVLKEHRLDALVAPTGGPAWLTDYVNGDHYGGSFSSPAAVAGYPHITVPAGYTRGLPVGISFVGGAWSEASLIGMAYAYEQASRRRRPPRYPASINVAL, encoded by the coding sequence ATGGATCGCAGGAATTTCGTACGACTGGGGATGGCGGCCGGCGCGGCTGCGGGCGCATTCGCCGCCAGTGCCGGTGCGCAGGCGACAAGGCCGGACGCCGGCGGCATGCTCGATGCGGGCGTGCGCGAGCAACAGGCGCACATGGCGGCCGGCAAACTGACGTCGGCCGCGCTGGTGCAGCAGTACCTGGCGCGCATCGCCGCCGTCGACAAGGCCGGTCCGCGCCTGAACGCAGTCATCGAAACCAATCCGGACGCGCTCGCGATCGCCGCCGAGATGGATCGGGAGCGCAGCGCGGGCAAGCTCCGCGGCCCCCTGCACGGCATTCCGGTCCTGCTGAAGGACAATATTGCCACCGCCGACCGGATGAGCACCAGCGCCGGCTCGCTGGCGCTCGACGGCGTGCGCGCCGTCAAGGATGCGCACATCGTCACGCTGCTGCGCAAGGCCGGCGCCGTCATCATCGGCAAGACCAACCTGTCGGAGTGGGCCAACATGCGCTCGACCAAATCGGTCAGCGGCTGGAGCGGGCGCGGCGGGCAAACCAGGAATCCGTATGCGCTCGACCGCAACACCAGCGGCTCCAGCTCGGGCTCGGGCGCCGCCGCGGCGGCCGCGCTGGCCACACTCACGGTCGGCACCGAAACCGACGGCTCGATCGTCTCGCCCGCCTCGACCTGCGGCATCGTCGGCATCAAGCCGACCCTGGGCCTGCTCAGCCGCAGCGGCATCATTCCGATCGCCCATTCGCAGGATACGGCCGGCCCCATGACCCGCAGCGTGGCGGACGCGGCCCTGATGCTGGCCGCGATGGCGGGCGCGGATGCGCAGGACAAGGCGACGGCGGACAGCGCCGGCCACATCGCCGACTACGCGGCCGCGCTGCGTAGCGACGGCTTAAGGGGCAAGCGCATCGGCGTGGCCCGCAACTTCTTCGGCAGCAACGACGCGGTGGACGCGATCATCGAACAGGAGCTGGCGGTACTGAAGGCGCAGGGCGCGATCCTGGTGGACGTGGAGCTGCCGAATACCGACAAGTACAACGAGAGCGAACTGCAGGTGCTGCTGTACGAATTCGCGCCCGGCCTGGAAGCTTACCTGAAGGCCTACGCGCCGCACGCGCCGGTCAGGAACATGGGGGATGTGATCGCCTTCAACGAGAAGCACGCGGCGCGCGAAATGCCTTACTTCAAGCAGGAGCACCTGATCGCAGCCCAGGCCAAGCCGGGCCTGGATGCGCGCGAGTACCGCGAGGCCCTTGCCCGGGACCTGCGCTATGCGCGCGAGGAAGGCATCGACGCGGTGCTGAAGGAGCACCGGCTCGACGCGCTGGTGGCGCCGACCGGCGGCCCGGCCTGGCTGACCGACTACGTCAACGGCGACCACTACGGCGGCAGCTTCTCGAGCCCGGCCGCGGTGGCGGGCTATCCGCACATTACGGTGCCGGCCGGCTATACGCGCGGGCTGCCGGTGGGAATCTCGTTCGTCGGTGGTGCATGGAGCGAGGCGTCGCTGATCGGCATGGCATATGCCTACGAGCAGGCATCACGGCGCCGCCGGCCGCCGCGCTACCCGGCCAGTATCAACGTCGCGCTGTAG